tttataTATACTTTTCCATCTATAATCGTAGTTTACATAATGACATAAGCAAGGAATATAAAAGGATACCCGCAAAAAATGAAATATAAAAGGAAATTAAATCTAATGCTCAACGATGAGTAGAGCTTATTGAATTAATGGTCGTatgtttatattttttaaagagTCTTTGTGATTTCCCTTTTTTATTAACCAAAGACTTTGAAATTAGCCTCCGATCCAATTAGTAACAGTAAGAAGTATTATTCCCTAGGACATGATTTAGGTCACTTTGAGTCCGAAAAATGTATGTTAATGGCATCAttaaaatcaaaattttaatGCAGATGCCGGTTGTGCATTTCATAGTTCATCTGAATTTTCCAGATCTTCAGAGCTGGAGTCTCAAGCAATGTGGGTTCCTTGATCTAACTGTGATATGCTAGACTAACTTATCCTAAAAATTCTTACCATGGACCCCGAACCCCAAAAGTCCATCATGCAACCACATGAGAGGTACCACATGCCTAGTCCTGAACCTTCTCACTGTACTGGCTGTAAGCATCATGACCTTTCAGGACCAGAGAGAGATGCAAATAAAATAGTCCCTCCAAACTAGTCCTTTCTTCACAACAAAGCCAGGGAATGGACCACATGCATGCAGCCTCGTTCACCTTTCCAACATGCAGCCACACACTGTCAGTTCCAGTTGATCTTCCTACAGTATTAgcaacctttttttttgcaggaCAAAATGGTGGACCACACTATGCATATATACAGTTTCTTCCTTCTCTAATTCTCTCCTCTAAAGTTAAAGTTCATAGATAGCATGGATGCATGCCTTTCAAGCTAGCCTGTAATGTGACTTTACAAGTGTCTACTAGTGCTTGTGCTTTTACAGTTATCCCCTATATATGGGTATCATCACTGGACTGCATCCATGATCGTATCCATAGGATGTCTGCATTGTAAACAATAGGCATATGGATCAACACTTTTGGAGTTTTGGTACCTTATCAAGGAAACCAAACATTTCCATTTTTTTCCGCATAAATGAACATCATAATGTGCGCATGATAGTAAAACCTGAATTTTTACAAAATCCAAACAAAACTGTTTCATTCTCTCTCGTCAAAGaaacagaaacaaaaacaaacctgAATTAATCGACAGGGTTACAACTCGATCGAGGACGATAATAAAACTAATTCGATCGATATATATCATGAGAGGTACGGTACACCgtacacacacatacatacatacagcaCGCGAACTGACAAGACGACATCATGTCCAATAATTCGTCGTATGTGTGCCGTGCCGACATGGAAATAGACGAAGAACAAGCTCGATCTGCTTAATCTTGATGTGTCTCTCTCGATCTGTCAGAGTAGATCATGTCAGTGCTTTGGCGGGCACTGGTAGCACTTGGCGAAGAGCCCGAAGGTGTCGACCTGGCGGACGAAGTTGACGGTGCTGGCCCATcccccgaacccgaacccgacgaCGAGCACCCACGCCACCACGAAGCAGTTGGCGGCGAACATCCCCGGCCAGCCGCCGACCCCCCGCGGCGGCCGCTCCACGGCGTTCTCcctggcggccgccggcgcgaagGTCGCCATGTGCGCCAGCGCCGGGACGATGTACACGGTGAAGCTCACGAGCAGCGACCCCACGGTGGAGTTGATGGGCCCGAAGAAGGGGAACACGACGGCGAGGAACCAGATGGGGAGCACGACGGGgagcctggcggcggcgcggagcgccaCGCCCCGGGCCTCGTGCACGCCGACGAGCTTCTCCCACACGAAGTAGAGCGGGGTGCAGGCGAAGCCGAAGGTGATGAACTGGTGGACGAGCATGAggaccacggcggcgtcgcggaagCCAgagcgcgggaggagggagaaggcgtTGGAGTGGTCCAGGAGCGCGTCGCCGAAGGCCCAGtagacggcggcggccgacggcagCGTCAGCGTCAGCACGTACAGCGTGGCGGCCAGGTAGATGAGCTTGAACTTCTGCGGCTTCCACATGGCGTGCATGATCTCCCTGCATGCAGAGAGATGATAATTGACGGCCAGGCTGCCACGTCAGCATATGACTGTGGTCAAAGCTAGCTAGGCTGGCAGAGGCTTAATTACATACACTGTGACAGCGTGGCCTCCAAAGGTGTAGAGGATGTTGGTGGCCCCAGTGAAGTAGAGCACCATCTTGGTCGGCCCCGAGTGCGTCACACCTTCCACCTACAACGTCATCGGTCGATGACGAAACATTAGTCTTGGTTTCGTCAAGAAACAATcaagcttaagctgatgggaaGAGATGAGCAATCAACCTCGCCGCCATACATAGAAGAACTTACTCACCTGGCCGTGCGCGATGGCGGCGATGGTGAGGTACCATGCGGTGTAGGTGGTCATGAGGAGGCCGAGGAAAGACCAGATCCGGTAGTTGTGGAAGGAGGGGATGAAGACGGTGGTGGCGCAGCAGGCGCCGAAGATGTACGTCCAAGTCCGCTTGTCATACTTGTCGTTGATGTAGTAGATGTTGCTGCATGCAGATACATGGATCGTCAGATCATCAGATCACAGATCATCAGGAAATTGATCATCTATCACGTGCGATGATGACGACTTTGGTCGATAGATCGATGTGTACACGCAtggatggagatgatgatgactcCTACATACCTTGCACATGCGATGAGCTGGATGACGGAGCCGAAGAGGAGGAAAGTGCAGTTGAAGAAGAGGCCCATGTTCCTCCAGTGCTTCCCCAGCAGTCCATCCAGAACCTCAAACCACTGCTCGATCACATTTGCAGCAGCAACATCGACGACCAAATAAGAATCAAGATCCAATAATTTGTTGTTTGAATTAAATTAAATGAATAAGAATAATGATCAATGGTAATTGCTGGTAATACCTGGATGACATGGTTCCTGAAGTCGACCTTCTCTCGCTCCTTCCTGGTGCGGTACTCGACGTAGAGGACGCTGATGAGGTAGGCCGTCCAGCTGCCCATGAGGCCGTAGAAGAGCTGGAAGACGACCCCGGACGCCATGCCCAGCTGCGAGAAGGAGTAGGGCAGCGTCAGCAGCACCTGCGCCACCTGGTTGGACGCGCAGCTGAACCACGCGTCGTACACGGACCCGCCGTGCCAGAACAGGCTCGACAGCGCcgtcttgccgccgccgcccctcctcgacgccgacgccgtgccGCCGGCTTGATGGTCGTCTCCACCGTCGTCAGCGgcctcaccgccggcggccctctccatctccatgtagtTCCCGGCCACGATCGTCTCCACCTTCTCCGACGCCATCGCGTGGTGGTATGAGATCCGATTGATCTCTCTTCTAGCTCCCTTCTCGTTGCTGTGATCGGCGtctgacgctgctgctgcttcaaaTACTATATAAGTAGCTAGGCTCGAGCTGGCGAATCATCAGAAattaagagagagaaaaaaaacatgtgCCACACTGCACTGTAGTGTGTGTGCTGTGTGATGGCCCGATGGGTGCGTGCATGGATGGACGGGGCAGCACACGAGCGGCCTTGGCCCATACGGCTAGCAGATCATGACATCGATCAACTTgtcatcttttttttcctcttcaataattctctctctcttatttattttatttggtaTACATAGGAGAGATCTAGCTAGCATCTAGCACACACATATAGATAGAGTGATTGTTCATGGCTGTACGTAGCTAGTAGAGCCTGTACCTACAATGGTAGCTTGGGGCTCGTACGGACGGACGTGTGTGTAGGGAAAGATGGCTAGATAGACAGGATCATGAGATGGACGAGATATGGGCAAATGCATCAAACAAAATGTGCAATCAGATTTTGAAGACTTGCTGGATTGTGATCTTTTCTTTTGGTAACCGGACGTGTTTGGATCTTAGCATGCAAAGTTGGCGCATTGATTGTGGGTCATTCTGCAAATCTTTACCATACAAGCACGCAGCTCTGAGAGCAGCAGCACAACAAATTGGttgtcacacgtgcaacataaTAATTTGGAGCACCATCACCCACCCCTGGAGCAATCATGGATGCTGATGAGTTGATGAATAATGGAATAAAGGGTTAAGGGACATCAAAAGGAAATTAAGAGAGCAGGACATCCTAAAAAAATAGCACTGTTGATGCGTGATTGCATATATCCTTATTAGTTGCAATTAAGTCGACCGAATCCTTGGATTATAAATTTGAGACAATCAAGTATCTATCAGCCCAAGTAAGCACCATTTAAGTGATGAGCAATAAGTCTAGCTAATTGTACAAAGTATAAAAGAAACTAATAATTAAGTTTGCTTTAAACTGAAGAAAATATTGAGATTACATTGTGATGGGAAAAAAATCACGGTCTCATTGCATCAGCTGAGTTTGCATAAGAAGTTATAGCTAGCATCAGCTGCTTTACTGGGTATGTTCATgaacattttttcttcttctaattATTAGAACCACACAGAAGGTTCATTATGGTCGAGAATTAGGTTATCTATTGCCTTTTCCATGACAAACAACACATAAAACTATAAGTTTTTCCGATATATATATTGATCACTTGATGGTGCAACAATGCATTGAAGTAGCCAGAGAAAATACAGTAAAAGTAGCTAGTGCGTGCAACAGAAAATTAAAGTACATGCTCAAAAGGTGCATGTTCAAAGATATGATTAGGAGGTCTCTACAAGGAATCAAGGAGGCAGGCCCAGTCTAGCATTTGTTAATGCTACAAAAATCTTCTCTCTTTGGTTTCTTTATCGAAGATCTTCCATGCATCTTAAAGAGCTTGAACTATAATATGGAATCAGATTTGTTCCTCTACTCCACATTAACTAACAAGATTATTCATGAGCCAGCTGAGATTA
This genomic interval from Panicum virgatum strain AP13 chromosome 8K, P.virgatum_v5, whole genome shotgun sequence contains the following:
- the LOC120643722 gene encoding putative auxin transporter-like protein 4, with translation MASEKVETIVAGNYMEMERAAGGEAADDGGDDHQAGGTASASRRGGGGKTALSSLFWHGGSVYDAWFSCASNQVAQVLLTLPYSFSQLGMASGVVFQLFYGLMGSWTAYLISVLYVEYRTRKEREKVDFRNHVIQWFEVLDGLLGKHWRNMGLFFNCTFLLFGSVIQLIACASNIYYINDKYDKRTWTYIFGACCATTVFIPSFHNYRIWSFLGLLMTTYTAWYLTIAAIAHGQVEGVTHSGPTKMVLYFTGATNILYTFGGHAVTVEIMHAMWKPQKFKLIYLAATLYVLTLTLPSAAAVYWAFGDALLDHSNAFSLLPRSGFRDAAVVLMLVHQFITFGFACTPLYFVWEKLVGVHEARGVALRAAARLPVVLPIWFLAVVFPFFGPINSTVGSLLVSFTVYIVPALAHMATFAPAAARENAVERPPRGVGGWPGMFAANCFVVAWVLVVGFGFGGWASTVNFVRQVDTFGLFAKCYQCPPKH